The proteins below come from a single Saccharophagus degradans 2-40 genomic window:
- a CDS encoding anti-sigma factor family protein — protein sequence MNCSEVQQRLNTAQASDKLAEDKAMLNHLQGCESCKDYAEELRLTRLLASMPVPPASEGFADRALAQAWETAHGKEQRKQPNRMPAWAGLAASALLAAVLVTQWMSPTNTNGPANTGNAGFEQTLVQVAPNTTRPVQVRMVSKEALPNATITVRLSGDVQLDGYPGQQSLTWQAPIEVGNNQMALPVRLNSNNSGTIVIEVSAGGAKKQMQLSVQSEIAAQESGYRTTI from the coding sequence ATGAACTGTAGCGAAGTCCAACAACGGCTAAACACCGCCCAAGCAAGTGACAAGCTCGCCGAAGATAAAGCGATGCTTAACCACTTACAGGGTTGTGAAAGCTGTAAAGACTACGCAGAGGAGCTAAGGCTAACTCGCTTACTAGCAAGCATGCCAGTGCCCCCCGCCAGTGAAGGTTTTGCCGACCGCGCCCTAGCGCAAGCATGGGAAACCGCCCACGGTAAAGAACAACGCAAACAGCCAAACCGCATGCCCGCATGGGCTGGTTTAGCCGCAAGCGCACTGCTCGCCGCCGTACTGGTTACCCAGTGGATGAGCCCTACAAACACCAATGGCCCTGCCAATACCGGCAATGCCGGTTTCGAGCAAACCTTGGTTCAAGTAGCGCCCAACACCACACGCCCTGTGCAAGTTCGCATGGTCAGCAAGGAAGCGCTGCCTAATGCCACCATAACCGTACGTTTAAGCGGCGATGTGCAATTAGACGGCTACCCAGGCCAGCAAAGCTTAACCTGGCAAGCGCCCATAGAAGTTGGCAACAACCAAATGGCCCTGCCAGTAAGACTAAACAGCAACAACAGCGGCACCATTGTTATTGAAGTAAGCGCCGGCGGCGCCAAAAAACAAATGCAGTTGTCTGTTCAGTCTGAAATAGCCGCGCAAGAGTCTGGGTATAGAACAACCATCTAA
- the moaB gene encoding molybdenum cofactor biosynthesis protein B: MSQKIKEFVPLNICVLTVSDTRNEEQDTSGQKLVELLQADGHKLYEKTLIKDDVYHIRAVVSQWIFDSNVQAIVITGGTGFAGRDNTPQAVVPLFDHSVDGFGELFRQLSYEEIGTSTIQSRAVAGLANKTVIFCLPGSTGACVTGWQGIIGSQLNATHRPCNFVGQLV, translated from the coding sequence ATGTCTCAAAAGATTAAAGAATTTGTACCGCTAAATATATGCGTATTAACCGTATCGGACACGCGCAACGAAGAGCAAGATACCTCAGGCCAAAAACTCGTTGAACTGTTGCAAGCAGACGGCCATAAACTCTACGAAAAAACGCTTATAAAAGACGACGTTTACCATATACGCGCCGTTGTTTCGCAGTGGATATTCGATAGCAATGTGCAGGCCATAGTAATAACAGGCGGCACCGGTTTTGCGGGGCGTGATAATACACCGCAAGCGGTTGTACCTTTATTCGATCATTCTGTAGATGGTTTTGGTGAGCTTTTCCGTCAACTTTCATACGAAGAAATAGGCACTTCCACTATTCAATCACGCGCTGTTGCAGGGCTTGCTAACAAAACCGTTATTTTTTGCTTGCCCGGCTCTACGGGTGCTTGCGTAACCGGCTGGCAAGGTATTATTGGCTCACAGCTAAACGCCACTCATCGCCCCTGCAATTTTGTTGGGCAACTTGTATAA
- the glp gene encoding molybdopterin molybdotransferase MoeA, with protein sequence MKTISEARADILARATPLAKTEHVNLFDGVGRILAEDCIAAIDVPPQANSAMDGFALELASVESEQLAGKTDIKLNVSQRIPAGTAPQPLHAGTAARIFTGAVVPSNSNLVVMQENCTYNQQAQTVTIHLDKFTPSLNANIRPQGQDIAKGKVLYNKGHILRPQDLGILASVGVGKVNVVAKPKVALISTGDELVDPASGTPLQAGQIYNSNKPMLQALLNQLGCEVVDLGTIEDTPEDVARALSQAADVADFIVSTGGVSVGEEDHIKGVVEALGELQLWKIKIKPGKPLAFGHVKNTLFMGLPGNPVSAFVTFLLFGAPLIRKQLGVAQLFPSAAYIPANFTIDKPRQRPEFARAKVINGKVELYQNQSSGVLASVAWADTLVKIPEDTTISVGTPLEAYSIAALTQL encoded by the coding sequence GTGAAAACCATTAGCGAAGCGCGCGCCGACATATTGGCCCGTGCAACCCCTCTAGCCAAAACAGAACACGTTAACCTTTTTGATGGCGTAGGCAGAATACTAGCCGAAGATTGTATTGCAGCTATAGACGTGCCGCCGCAAGCAAACAGTGCAATGGACGGCTTTGCGTTAGAGCTCGCCTCTGTAGAGAGCGAACAGCTAGCAGGCAAAACAGACATAAAACTTAACGTTAGCCAGCGCATCCCTGCTGGCACTGCCCCGCAACCATTACATGCTGGCACCGCCGCAAGAATATTCACCGGTGCGGTTGTACCTTCGAATAGTAATTTGGTTGTTATGCAAGAAAACTGCACCTACAACCAACAAGCGCAAACAGTCACTATTCACTTAGATAAATTTACCCCATCGTTAAATGCCAATATTCGCCCGCAAGGGCAAGATATTGCCAAAGGTAAAGTACTCTACAACAAAGGGCATATTTTACGCCCACAGGATTTAGGTATTCTCGCCTCAGTGGGCGTTGGCAAAGTAAACGTGGTAGCCAAGCCCAAAGTTGCATTAATTAGCACCGGCGACGAACTAGTAGACCCAGCCTCTGGCACCCCTCTGCAAGCGGGGCAAATATACAATTCCAACAAACCTATGCTGCAAGCGCTGCTTAACCAATTAGGTTGCGAGGTTGTAGATTTAGGCACAATAGAAGACACACCAGAAGATGTAGCACGGGCATTAAGCCAAGCGGCCGATGTAGCCGACTTTATTGTGAGTACAGGTGGCGTATCTGTTGGCGAAGAAGACCACATAAAAGGTGTTGTGGAAGCCTTAGGTGAACTACAGCTTTGGAAGATTAAAATAAAACCCGGCAAGCCCCTCGCCTTTGGCCATGTAAAAAACACTCTGTTTATGGGGCTGCCTGGCAACCCAGTTTCGGCATTTGTTACATTTTTATTATTTGGCGCACCTTTAATTCGCAAGCAACTGGGGGTAGCCCAGCTATTCCCTTCTGCGGCGTATATACCCGCCAATTTCACAATCGATAAGCCCCGCCAGCGACCGGAATTTGCGCGCGCTAAAGTTATTAATGGCAAAGTTGAGCTATACCAAAATCAAAGCTCTGGCGTACTGGCATCGGTAGCCTGGGCCGATACCTTAGTGAAAATACCGGAAGACACAACCATTAGCGTAGGTACCCCCCTAGAAGCCTACTCTATTGCTGCGCTAACCCAGCTATAG
- a CDS encoding DUF1801 domain-containing protein: MTAKLVIPAPPLEIQLKLDTYPAAARKMLLALRAQIFTCAHNLTITDLVESQKWGEAAYSCKSGSTLRIDYKASNPDYCAVYFHCQSKLVATFKALYGDTFKYEGKRAILLPIAHAIPEQLNHCIRLALQYHQVKHLPLLGA; this comes from the coding sequence ATGACTGCCAAATTAGTCATACCAGCTCCGCCTTTAGAAATTCAACTAAAGCTCGACACCTACCCCGCTGCAGCTCGCAAAATGCTGCTTGCGCTACGTGCTCAAATATTTACATGCGCACACAACTTAACCATTACAGATTTAGTAGAAAGCCAAAAATGGGGCGAAGCGGCGTATAGCTGTAAAAGTGGCAGTACCTTGCGCATTGACTACAAAGCCTCAAACCCCGATTATTGCGCCGTATATTTTCACTGCCAAAGCAAATTAGTAGCAACGTTTAAAGCCCTTTACGGCGATACGTTTAAATATGAAGGTAAACGAGCCATTCTTTTACCCATAGCCCACGCTATACCAGAGCAGTTAAACCACTGCATTCGCTTGGCTTTACAGTATCACCAAGTAAAACACTTGCCCCTACTAGGCGCATAA
- a CDS encoding DUF1244 domain-containing protein: MSDTKTEIEAATFRRLLAHLDNNKDVQNIDLMILANFCRNCLAKWYSAEASERGEQVDYEQAREIIYGMPYSEWKEKYQLEATPEQMEKFNARNK, encoded by the coding sequence ATGTCAGACACTAAAACAGAAATAGAAGCCGCAACGTTTCGTCGATTATTAGCCCATTTAGACAACAATAAAGACGTACAAAATATAGACCTTATGATATTGGCTAATTTTTGTCGCAACTGTCTGGCAAAATGGTACAGCGCAGAAGCTAGCGAGCGCGGTGAACAAGTGGATTACGAACAGGCACGCGAAATAATCTACGGTATGCCCTACAGCGAATGGAAAGAAAAATACCAATTAGAAGCCACACCAGAGCAAATGGAAAAATTTAACGCCCGTAACAAATAA
- a CDS encoding RNA polymerase sigma factor — protein sequence MSAIIRLFKSKPSAKDRFQALLRPHIELMYRMAYRLTQSQSEAEDLVQDVLTRLAKRVDEMEQVESLRPWVLRILQNRFVDLYRREQNSPVDYQSAQEDDSGEDDRSGANVLTTASDSTNDIKRLELQQVLQVALNKLDDVHRDVVMLHDMEGYTALEVADILGINVGTVKSRLHRARDKLKKWLEDS from the coding sequence GTGTCTGCCATTATTCGTTTATTCAAATCTAAGCCCAGCGCCAAAGATCGCTTTCAGGCTTTATTGCGCCCCCACATCGAACTGATGTATCGCATGGCGTACCGCCTCACCCAGTCGCAATCGGAAGCAGAAGACCTAGTACAAGATGTACTTACCCGACTAGCAAAACGCGTAGATGAAATGGAACAGGTGGAATCACTGCGCCCTTGGGTACTGCGCATACTCCAAAACAGATTTGTCGACCTATACCGCCGCGAGCAAAACTCCCCAGTGGACTACCAAAGCGCGCAAGAAGACGACAGCGGTGAAGACGACCGCTCTGGCGCCAATGTACTTACCACCGCCAGCGATAGCACCAACGATATAAAACGCCTAGAACTGCAGCAAGTATTACAAGTTGCCCTAAACAAACTGGACGACGTCCACAGAGACGTTGTGATGCTGCACGATATGGAAGGCTACACCGCATTAGAGGTGGCAGACATATTAGGCATAAACGTTGGCACAGTTAAATCGCGCTTACATAGGGCCAGAGACAAGTTAAAAAAATGGCTAGAAGACTCATAG
- a CDS encoding glycoside hydrolase family 97 protein, with amino-acid sequence MHNNSQQIPQRTAHLPPVTPKWRSALRLPVIALALCSLSTISANALAKTFELTSPNEQLKIEVHTGKQTTFEVHLNNKQVLAPSSIDLMLMSGEKLASNITVKQEKRYAVSNTLTPAVSHKSSKIAENYNALNLAFSNNFGIDFRAYNDGFAYRFTGERAGEIIIKNEHLALNFTQNATTLFPEEETFISHFERLYLPETVANISPKRFASLPTYIKSNDVNVVVTEADLYDYPGLFLFGTNKNGFTAGFPNAVAKTTPKAGSEDRNQEFEYENYIAKTSGTRTFPWRVAIITKEDTDLVASQLVYLLSSENKIGDTSWIKPGRIAWDWYNANNLFDVDFKAGLNTQTYKYYIDFAEKYGLEYVILDEGWTKTTTNTKESNPDIDVKELIAYGKKKNVAIILWTLWEPLDKDYENILALYAQWGAAGIKVDFMQRADQYMVNYYEKIAKAAAKNKLLVDYHGGFKPAGLRRAYPNVMTYEGVKGNENNKWSADITPEHNVTLPYIRMVAGPMDYTPGALRNKQLANHNVNHFRPEAIGTRAHQLAMYAVFESALQMLCESPSTYLREPLITEYIAKFPSVWDETRVLKGEVANYILLARRKGDTWYIGAMTDMTARTLTLNLSFLDGGKYSLHGVADGLNVEQYAEDYQFIHQTVTAKDSLQLNLAAGGGWSAVITPAK; translated from the coding sequence ATGCACAATAACAGCCAGCAAATACCCCAAAGAACCGCCCATTTACCACCCGTAACGCCCAAATGGCGTAGCGCGCTCCGCTTACCAGTTATTGCGCTCGCCCTCTGCAGCCTTAGCACTATTAGCGCCAACGCACTGGCGAAAACATTCGAGCTAACCTCGCCAAACGAACAGCTTAAAATAGAAGTACACACAGGTAAGCAAACAACGTTTGAAGTACACCTAAACAACAAGCAGGTATTAGCACCAAGTAGTATTGACTTAATGTTAATGTCTGGCGAAAAGCTTGCCTCTAACATTACCGTCAAACAAGAAAAGCGCTACGCCGTTAGCAATACACTCACCCCCGCGGTTAGTCATAAATCCAGTAAAATTGCAGAAAATTACAACGCATTAAACTTAGCATTTAGCAACAATTTCGGTATAGATTTTCGCGCCTATAACGATGGCTTTGCCTACCGCTTTACCGGTGAACGCGCTGGCGAAATTATTATTAAAAATGAACATTTAGCGCTTAACTTTACCCAAAATGCAACCACCCTCTTCCCCGAAGAAGAAACGTTTATTTCGCATTTTGAGCGGTTATACCTGCCCGAAACCGTGGCAAACATTTCGCCCAAACGCTTCGCTTCTTTACCCACTTATATAAAAAGCAACGACGTTAACGTGGTTGTGACAGAGGCAGACCTATACGACTACCCAGGCCTGTTTTTATTCGGCACCAATAAAAATGGCTTTACGGCTGGGTTCCCTAACGCGGTTGCCAAAACCACCCCCAAAGCGGGGTCGGAAGACCGCAACCAAGAATTTGAATACGAGAACTACATTGCCAAAACATCTGGCACACGGACCTTCCCGTGGCGAGTGGCAATAATAACGAAAGAGGACACAGATTTAGTTGCCAGCCAACTCGTATACCTACTTTCTAGTGAAAACAAAATTGGCGATACCAGCTGGATTAAACCAGGCCGCATTGCTTGGGATTGGTACAACGCCAACAACCTATTCGATGTAGATTTTAAAGCGGGGCTAAACACCCAAACCTACAAATACTATATAGATTTTGCAGAAAAATACGGCTTGGAATATGTGATTTTGGATGAAGGCTGGACTAAAACCACCACCAACACCAAAGAATCCAACCCCGATATTGATGTAAAAGAACTTATTGCCTACGGCAAAAAGAAAAATGTAGCCATTATTTTATGGACCCTATGGGAACCACTCGATAAAGATTACGAAAACATTTTGGCTCTTTATGCTCAATGGGGCGCGGCGGGCATTAAAGTAGACTTTATGCAACGCGCCGACCAATACATGGTGAATTATTACGAAAAAATTGCCAAAGCAGCGGCAAAAAATAAATTACTTGTAGATTACCACGGCGGCTTTAAACCCGCTGGCTTACGCCGCGCTTACCCCAACGTAATGACCTACGAAGGCGTAAAAGGCAACGAAAATAATAAGTGGAGCGCAGACATAACCCCAGAGCACAACGTAACCCTACCCTACATTCGCATGGTTGCAGGGCCTATGGATTACACCCCAGGCGCGCTGCGCAATAAACAATTAGCCAACCATAACGTTAATCATTTTAGGCCCGAGGCCATTGGCACCCGTGCACACCAATTAGCAATGTACGCCGTATTCGAAAGCGCTTTACAAATGCTATGTGAGTCGCCATCGACCTATTTGCGCGAACCACTTATTACTGAATATATTGCGAAGTTCCCTTCGGTGTGGGATGAAACACGAGTACTCAAAGGTGAGGTAGCAAACTACATTTTACTCGCCCGCCGCAAAGGCGACACATGGTACATAGGCGCTATGACAGATATGACAGCGCGTACCCTTACTTTAAACCTTAGCTTTTTAGACGGTGGAAAATACTCCCTACACGGCGTTGCAGATGGGCTTAACGTAGAGCAATATGCAGAGGATTATCAATTTATACATCAAACCGTTACAGCAAAAGATTCATTGCAACTTAATTTGGCAGCCGGCGGCGGCTGGTCTGCGGTTATCACCCCAGCTAAGTAA
- a CDS encoding MOSC domain-containing protein: MTKLTVAALIHYPVKSLAGIALTSAEITSKGIKGDREWMVVKQNGKMLTQRQAPKMVTIQPKLSDRGLELHANGLDPILVEEPTHEDALSVSIHGDKCEGYPASAAVNEWLTQAIGWETPLTLVKYTKQTARTPGSPERFGHDATYFADAAPFLIANTASLAALNSSLSEQQLPNVDMRHFRPNIVLQGLPAFAEHELPALSIGDKTFKLVDHCQRCVMITVNPDTGENLAKAIPFKQLAELNPMPNNAKAPAFGVNAILHSEISAFTIQVGDIVAV, from the coding sequence ATGACTAAGCTCACGGTTGCTGCACTGATACATTACCCGGTTAAATCCCTTGCCGGTATTGCACTTACAAGCGCAGAAATAACCAGCAAAGGCATAAAAGGTGATAGAGAATGGATGGTGGTAAAGCAAAACGGCAAAATGCTTACCCAGCGCCAAGCGCCTAAAATGGTAACCATTCAACCAAAGCTAAGTGACCGTGGCTTAGAACTGCATGCCAATGGGCTAGACCCCATATTGGTAGAAGAACCCACCCATGAGGATGCACTTAGCGTAAGCATTCACGGCGACAAATGTGAGGGCTACCCAGCAAGCGCCGCAGTAAATGAGTGGTTAACCCAAGCCATTGGCTGGGAGACGCCACTAACCCTGGTGAAATACACTAAACAAACTGCGCGTACACCCGGCTCGCCAGAGCGCTTTGGTCACGATGCCACCTACTTTGCCGACGCAGCCCCCTTTCTAATTGCCAATACTGCCTCTTTGGCGGCCTTAAATAGCTCGCTGAGTGAGCAACAATTACCCAATGTAGATATGCGCCACTTTAGGCCCAACATTGTGCTGCAAGGCTTACCCGCGTTTGCAGAGCACGAACTACCTGCGCTAAGCATTGGCGACAAAACCTTTAAACTGGTGGACCACTGCCAACGCTGTGTGATGATTACCGTAAACCCAGATACGGGTGAAAACCTCGCCAAAGCCATACCGTTTAAGCAGCTAGCAGAGCTAAACCCCATGCCCAATAACGCTAAAGCGCCCGCTTTCGGGGTAAATGCCATACTTCACAGCGAAATTTCTGCATTTACAATTCAAGTAGGCGACATTGTAGCCGTATAA
- a CDS encoding outer membrane beta-barrel protein, with translation MKATTKKWAATLLLAAAANTAFAASGHFEQGREAFKAGDYELALKNFNLAWGEGNNTATLAYNRAVTYYKLGQLEPAKTAFSSLLVNTQWVHLARYNLGRIAEQEGNMQKAYLWYIKVDERANNTRLQRLAQSRADALKDYAPASSKPAPPAPKTSAVLLSLGYALDDNATSLAEELSSQASDASDTYFRMFGYGHHYLTGEKNNGVKLYALAQMRRFQTFNSYDTTVLGVGATYETKADDVDLDFGTRLTNIATSAGPLANQISFITNAAKPIGPGRLQADYQASYYSTDEGYAHLDGWQHQAKLTWQQKFGRVVVAPGFRWETNFRANKQLEATDDRGERFYSYSPTSVGLYANIRWELNAKWRLYSKFNWANITHSEENIHKDIGGEEKQQTRETTRTDYLLGARYKLRDNWAVKTEYSHTGASDVFDLYSYDKNVFALKLEYSWE, from the coding sequence GTGAAAGCCACAACAAAAAAATGGGCGGCTACCCTACTACTCGCGGCAGCAGCCAATACAGCCTTCGCAGCTAGCGGCCATTTCGAACAAGGTCGCGAAGCCTTTAAAGCCGGCGACTACGAACTTGCACTAAAAAACTTTAACTTAGCTTGGGGTGAAGGTAACAACACCGCCACCTTGGCTTACAATCGCGCGGTAACCTACTACAAACTTGGCCAGTTAGAGCCGGCGAAAACGGCTTTTTCTTCTCTACTGGTAAATACCCAGTGGGTACATTTGGCACGCTACAACCTTGGCCGCATTGCCGAACAAGAAGGCAACATGCAAAAAGCCTACTTGTGGTATATAAAAGTTGATGAGCGAGCCAACAACACGCGCTTACAACGCTTGGCGCAATCCCGCGCAGACGCACTAAAAGATTACGCACCGGCATCGTCTAAACCCGCGCCCCCCGCCCCAAAAACCAGTGCAGTTTTATTGAGCTTGGGTTACGCACTAGACGATAACGCAACGAGCCTTGCAGAGGAGTTATCGTCACAGGCAAGCGATGCCAGCGACACCTACTTTCGCATGTTTGGTTACGGCCACCACTATTTAACCGGCGAAAAAAATAACGGCGTTAAACTGTATGCCCTAGCGCAAATGCGCCGTTTTCAAACGTTTAATAGTTACGACACAACCGTACTTGGCGTAGGCGCCACTTACGAAACTAAAGCCGACGATGTGGATTTAGATTTTGGCACCCGCTTAACTAACATAGCCACCTCTGCAGGCCCCCTAGCCAACCAAATTAGCTTTATAACCAACGCAGCAAAACCAATAGGCCCTGGCCGTTTACAAGCAGACTACCAAGCAAGCTATTACTCCACCGATGAAGGCTACGCACACTTGGATGGCTGGCAGCACCAAGCAAAGCTCACTTGGCAGCAAAAATTTGGCCGTGTAGTTGTGGCCCCTGGTTTTCGTTGGGAAACAAACTTCCGCGCAAATAAGCAGCTAGAAGCCACCGACGACCGCGGTGAAAGGTTTTACAGCTATTCGCCCACAAGCGTAGGCCTGTATGCAAATATTCGCTGGGAGCTAAACGCAAAATGGCGCCTGTACTCCAAATTTAATTGGGCGAACATTACCCATTCGGAAGAAAACATACACAAAGATATAGGCGGCGAAGAAAAACAACAAACCCGCGAAACAACCCGCACAGATTACCTACTAGGCGCACGCTACAAACTGCGTGACAACTGGGCAGTAAAAACCGAATACAGCCACACAGGCGCAAGCGATGTATTCGATTTATACAGCTACGATAAAAACGTATTCGCACTAAAACTTGAATACAGCTGGGAGTAG
- a CDS encoding substrate-binding periplasmic protein, with product MAAELKVNKVNGAKEELIYSILELALAKVDPETKPKQLKDELPLGRLAKAVENNTIDIMWAGSSADYDNRLLAIRIPLLKGLLGHRVFIIKPENQPKFDSVKTLEDLAKLQAGLNSRWGSTRVLKNAGLDVVESTSYENLFHMLDSGRFDFYPRAVHEPWVELQDRPELNLAIEKNILIIYPYAMHFYVKKNNRPLKDFIEKGLEMAIADGSFDELFFNNPMIKKAIEDTGFQRRTIIRIPNPFLHPDTPLQRKELWLDVEKL from the coding sequence ATGGCGGCAGAGTTAAAAGTAAACAAAGTGAATGGCGCCAAAGAAGAGCTTATCTACTCTATTCTTGAGCTTGCCTTAGCTAAGGTAGACCCCGAAACGAAACCTAAGCAATTAAAAGATGAACTCCCCCTTGGCAGGCTCGCCAAAGCGGTGGAAAACAACACTATAGATATAATGTGGGCCGGCTCTTCGGCAGATTACGATAACCGGCTACTCGCCATTCGCATCCCCCTACTAAAAGGCTTACTCGGCCACCGAGTGTTTATTATAAAGCCCGAAAACCAACCTAAGTTTGATTCCGTTAAAACACTAGAAGACCTCGCCAAACTACAAGCAGGCCTAAACTCGCGCTGGGGCTCTACACGGGTACTTAAAAACGCAGGGTTAGATGTGGTTGAATCGACTAGCTATGAGAATTTATTTCATATGCTTGATAGCGGCAGGTTCGACTTTTACCCACGCGCGGTGCACGAGCCCTGGGTAGAACTACAGGATCGCCCAGAGCTAAATTTAGCCATAGAAAAAAACATTCTTATTATTTACCCCTACGCTATGCACTTTTACGTTAAAAAGAACAATAGGCCCCTTAAAGACTTTATTGAAAAAGGCCTAGAAATGGCCATTGCAGATGGCAGTTTTGACGAACTATTTTTTAACAACCCAATGATAAAAAAAGCCATTGAAGATACTGGCTTTCAGCGTAGAACTATTATTCGCATCCCCAACCCTTTTCTGCACCCAGATACACCGCTCCAACGAAAAGAACTTTGGCTAGATGTAGAAAAGCTGTAA
- the moaA gene encoding GTP 3',8-cyclase MoaA, producing the protein MQNSTLIDSFGRQVTYVRLSVTDRCDFRCIYCMAEDMTFLPRKDVLSLEEFALLGRAFAELGVTKIRVSGGEPLIRKDVIQLFESLGAINSINDLCLTSNGSKLTELAKPLVDAGVHRINVSLDTLNEQRFKELTRFGDLNTVLKGIDAALNAGFKKIKLNSVVMKNYNLQEAADLATYALERGMDISFIEEMPLGEIHSHSRDVEFISSDELRNQLSNSFELTATNEHTGGPSRYWKARDYNAKIGFISPHSHNFCDTCNRVRVTASGRLLLCLGNEHSVDLRAILRAHPGEIEPIKEALINAMAIKPEKHEFNLEEEPQILRFMNMTGG; encoded by the coding sequence ATGCAAAATTCAACTCTTATAGATTCATTTGGCCGGCAGGTAACATACGTTCGCCTTTCGGTAACCGATCGCTGTGATTTCCGCTGCATTTATTGCATGGCAGAAGACATGACTTTTTTGCCGCGCAAAGATGTGCTCAGCCTTGAGGAATTTGCACTATTGGGGCGCGCTTTCGCTGAGCTTGGCGTGACCAAAATACGCGTATCCGGTGGTGAGCCATTAATTAGAAAAGACGTGATTCAATTATTTGAATCTTTGGGTGCCATAAATAGCATTAACGATTTATGCCTAACCTCTAATGGCTCGAAACTTACAGAGCTTGCCAAACCACTTGTTGACGCTGGCGTTCACCGTATAAATGTAAGCCTAGATACCCTTAACGAGCAGCGCTTTAAAGAACTTACCCGCTTTGGCGATTTAAACACCGTACTTAAAGGCATAGATGCAGCCCTTAACGCCGGCTTTAAAAAAATTAAACTCAACAGTGTTGTAATGAAAAACTACAACCTGCAAGAGGCCGCCGACTTAGCCACCTACGCGCTAGAGCGCGGCATGGATATAAGCTTTATTGAAGAAATGCCGCTGGGCGAAATTCATAGCCATTCTCGCGATGTGGAATTTATTAGCAGTGACGAATTGCGCAACCAGTTAAGCAACTCATTCGAGCTTACCGCCACCAACGAACATACCGGCGGCCCCTCTCGCTATTGGAAAGCTAGGGACTATAACGCCAAAATTGGCTTTATATCCCCGCATAGCCACAACTTTTGCGATACCTGTAATCGCGTGCGCGTAACCGCTTCGGGTAGGCTGTTACTTTGTTTAGGCAATGAACACAGCGTAGACCTACGCGCAATTTTGCGGGCACACCCAGGTGAAATTGAGCCTATAAAAGAAGCGCTAATTAACGCCATGGCCATAAAGCCAGAAAAGCACGAATTTAATTTGGAAGAAGAACCGCAAATATTGCGCTTTATGAATATGACCGGCGGGTAA